In Syntrophomonas wolfei subsp. wolfei str. Goettingen G311, a single window of DNA contains:
- a CDS encoding DUF4062 domain-containing protein has product MLRDNNYNLIISEPPSRILSTEILHKWAAGKSIFISSTINDMRDERKAICEAVQKVGANPVMWETIAPVDEEPNQAYLKGVRSSNIYLLILKTRYGIKLQSGYSPTNEEYEEARRLDLPVRVWIKAGIDAKEREGHLNRWIIELQNFHSTGEYVNENDLGQQVERVLNQMAVEEVRQWIKLGQAVFPTDSIREIMNRGKKKITINATTDNRNTQRYFESLDFDYRSYPLTYKGRTVQVKPMNLDASTTQEGYHILLTMEVEQEYQANSIVQMNLSTNGKSYTGDQVAQHLVEEAISRSGRLEKGFLFASSVPELMLDRINDLNLSETTKCKVLELLIAEGLTQSGLVRTANTQVSRRGSDLIAKVELECWRQWQDPLIRCIEIPVKY; this is encoded by the coding sequence ATGTTGCGTGACAATAACTATAATTTGATTATTAGTGAACCCCCGAGCCGCATTTTGAGTACAGAAATTCTACATAAATGGGCAGCAGGAAAAAGTATCTTCATAAGCTCGACTATCAATGATATGAGGGATGAAAGAAAAGCAATTTGTGAAGCGGTGCAAAAAGTAGGCGCTAATCCGGTTATGTGGGAAACCATTGCGCCAGTAGATGAAGAACCAAATCAGGCTTACCTTAAGGGGGTTCGTAGCAGTAACATATATCTTTTAATTCTAAAGACTCGTTATGGGATAAAACTTCAGAGTGGTTATAGTCCAACAAATGAGGAATATGAAGAGGCGCGCAGATTAGATTTGCCTGTTCGGGTTTGGATTAAAGCAGGTATTGATGCCAAAGAACGTGAAGGTCATCTGAATAGATGGATAATTGAGTTACAGAATTTCCATTCTACCGGTGAATATGTAAATGAAAATGACCTGGGTCAGCAGGTCGAACGAGTATTAAACCAAATGGCAGTTGAAGAAGTTCGTCAATGGATTAAACTGGGTCAGGCTGTTTTTCCAACCGATTCAATCCGGGAAATTATGAACCGTGGGAAAAAGAAAATAACCATTAATGCCACGACAGATAATCGTAATACTCAACGTTATTTTGAGAGTTTGGATTTTGACTATAGGAGTTACCCTTTAACCTATAAAGGACGCACCGTGCAAGTAAAACCAATGAATCTTGATGCCAGTACCACGCAAGAAGGATATCATATTTTACTAACCATGGAAGTTGAGCAGGAATATCAGGCTAATAGCATTGTGCAAATGAACCTGTCTACGAATGGGAAAAGTTACACTGGGGATCAGGTGGCCCAGCATCTTGTAGAAGAGGCCATTTCGCGATCAGGTAGATTAGAGAAGGGTTTCTTATTTGCATCTTCTGTGCCTGAACTAATGCTCGACCGGATTAATGACTTGAACCTTTCGGAAACAACCAAATGCAAAGTCCTGGAACTACTTATTGCGGAGGGATTGACTCAATCAGGTTTGGTTAGGACTGCCAATACACAAGTCAGTCGACGAGGTTCAGATTTGATTGCAAAAGTAGAATTAGAATGCTGGCGGCAATGGCAGGATCCCCTCATTCGTTGTATTGAAATACCGGTAAAGTATTAG
- a CDS encoding DUF3800 domain-containing protein: MLQYIIYTDESVQKGQYHSNFYGGALVCSTDIEIVRKLLEAEKKHLGLREIKWTKVSAAYLDKYMAMIKLFFDLIEEGKIKVRIMFTQNARQPVGLTREQIEESYFLLYYQFLKHGFGLIYSNDTKNPIYLRLYLDQLPDTKAKSDKFKNFIYDLQFQKEFEHANIHIRKEDIAEVDSHDHIILQCTDVVLGAMQFRLNDLHKAIPEGQRRRAAKTIAKEKLYKYINSRIRGIYPGFNIGESTGHKGDISNRWHHPYRHWKFVPGQWEYDETKTKHK, from the coding sequence ATACTACAGTACATTATTTATACCGATGAATCAGTGCAAAAGGGCCAATATCATAGTAATTTCTACGGAGGGGCTCTGGTATGTTCTACAGATATTGAAATAGTAAGAAAACTATTAGAGGCGGAGAAAAAACATTTGGGGTTGCGGGAAATTAAGTGGACAAAAGTATCGGCAGCTTATCTGGATAAATATATGGCGATGATTAAGCTGTTTTTTGATTTAATAGAAGAGGGAAAAATCAAGGTAAGGATTATGTTTACCCAGAACGCTCGCCAGCCCGTGGGACTTACTCGCGAACAGATAGAGGAATCATATTTCTTACTGTACTATCAATTTCTTAAACATGGCTTTGGCTTAATTTATTCAAATGATACTAAAAACCCCATTTATTTAAGGTTATATCTTGACCAGTTACCCGATACTAAAGCAAAATCTGATAAATTCAAAAACTTTATCTATGATTTGCAGTTTCAAAAGGAATTTGAACACGCTAATATCCATATCCGCAAAGAAGATATTGCAGAAGTCGATTCGCATGACCATATAATACTGCAGTGTACTGATGTGGTGCTGGGAGCTATGCAATTTCGTTTAAATGATCTGCATAAAGCTATTCCAGAAGGGCAAAGGAGACGAGCGGCTAAGACCATAGCAAAGGAAAAATTATATAAATACATAAATTCCCGGATAAGAGGAATATATCCTGGATTTAATATAGGAGAGTCAACTGGTCATAAAGGAGATATAAGTAATAGATGGCATCATCCTTACCGTCATTGGAAGTTCGTACCGGGTCAGTGGGAGTATGATGAAACTAAAACGAAACATAAATAA
- a CDS encoding DUF1156 domain-containing protein, with the protein MTEEMRYCKRLIEVDLPIKRISAHARREKSIRHGHISTLHIWWARRPLAACRAVLCASLWPDPADPLCPEEFKITAREEMLNWANKHITILSVESFRLFIKIQKEPSLLNDELVLRKALLDFIADFSNWDNTTVDQYLESSRRLTQVAHESLGGIAGTRPMVVDPFAGGGSIPLEALRVGADTFASDLNPVAVLLNKVVLEYIPRYGQELAEVVREWGNWIKKEAEKELEEFYPKDPDGAIPIAYLWARTIHCEGPGCGAEIPLMRSLWLVKKQNRSIAIKLIPDRREKKVNFEIVDNIKAREVGQGTVKRGSATCPVCGYTTPVASVRRQLKKRHGGANDALLYCVVTNRPGQQGRFYRLPNKQDIDAVKKANQELERRKVNHKGELSLVPDEPTPLGGGSGAGRAFSQRNYGMDKFEDLFTARQALTLTTLVHLVREIRQNMNQGEDKEFSIAIGTCFAMIVDRCSNQLSSLSKWNINRQMVDGVFARQALPMLWDFGEINILSGYIEGAINWISLIINHECCNSSGNAELSSATSSPLPDDAAHCFFTDPPYYDAVPYADLSDFFIVWLKRTVGDIYPALFSSQLAPKEDECIVDEIKGKDKIYFERNMAQVMTEGRRVLAPEGIGVVVFAHKSTEGWEAQLRAMVDAGWIITASWPIDTERSVRMRANDSAALASSIHLVCRPRENSDGSLITLIGDWRDVLQELPVRIHEWMPRLAENGVVGADAIFACLGPALEVFSRYSSVEKPNGEQVLLKEYMEHVWAAISREALSVVFSDADASGFEEDSRLTAIWLWTLTTTKTTDKNDTQSDDSDSEADEKPTSKTKSSGYLLEYDTARKLAQGLGAHLDKLNSIVEIKGDTARLLPVEDRARYLFGKVEEPVAVKKKAKVKQEQLSLFDLTEDLEKATPGETGPCSVGAPLAGATILDRVHQTMLLFATGRADAMKRFLVEDGIGHDQRFWKLAQALSALYPPSSEEKRWVDGVLARKKGLGL; encoded by the coding sequence ATGACTGAAGAAATGAGGTATTGTAAACGATTAATTGAGGTGGATTTACCGATCAAGAGGATTTCAGCTCATGCCCGGAGAGAGAAAAGTATTCGTCACGGACATATTTCTACGCTACATATATGGTGGGCGAGGCGACCATTGGCAGCTTGTCGGGCGGTTTTATGTGCTTCACTGTGGCCCGATCCTGCTGATCCTCTTTGCCCAGAAGAATTCAAGATAACTGCCCGAGAAGAAATGTTGAATTGGGCCAATAAGCATATAACAATTTTAAGTGTGGAGAGCTTTCGTCTTTTTATAAAAATCCAAAAAGAACCCAGTTTGCTTAATGATGAACTGGTATTGCGTAAAGCGTTATTGGATTTTATAGCCGATTTTTCTAATTGGGATAACACAACTGTAGATCAATATTTAGAAAGCAGCCGTAGGCTGACCCAAGTAGCCCATGAGAGCTTGGGAGGTATAGCGGGAACTCGACCAATGGTAGTTGATCCTTTTGCAGGGGGGGGGTCTATTCCCTTAGAAGCCCTGCGAGTTGGGGCTGATACGTTTGCTTCCGATCTTAATCCGGTGGCGGTTTTGCTTAATAAAGTAGTGCTCGAATATATTCCACGTTATGGTCAGGAGTTGGCCGAAGTGGTTAGAGAATGGGGAAATTGGATAAAAAAAGAGGCGGAAAAGGAACTTGAGGAGTTTTACCCCAAAGATCCCGACGGAGCTATACCAATTGCATATTTATGGGCACGAACTATTCATTGTGAAGGTCCCGGATGTGGGGCTGAAATTCCATTAATGCGTTCTTTATGGCTGGTAAAAAAACAAAATCGTTCAATTGCTATAAAATTGATTCCCGATCGTAGAGAGAAAAAGGTTAATTTTGAGATAGTAGACAATATCAAAGCCCGAGAGGTAGGCCAAGGAACTGTAAAACGTGGTTCTGCTACTTGCCCAGTGTGTGGGTATACTACGCCAGTAGCTTCAGTTAGGAGGCAACTTAAAAAAAGGCATGGTGGAGCAAATGATGCCCTACTATACTGTGTGGTTACCAATCGTCCTGGACAACAGGGCAGATTTTATCGCTTACCGAACAAGCAAGATATAGATGCGGTGAAAAAAGCTAATCAAGAACTGGAGCGGCGTAAGGTAAACCATAAAGGGGAATTAAGTTTGGTTCCGGATGAACCCACCCCACTTGGTGGTGGAAGTGGTGCTGGTCGTGCTTTTTCTCAAAGAAATTATGGTATGGATAAATTTGAGGATCTATTTACAGCCAGGCAGGCCTTAACACTTACAACGTTGGTGCACCTTGTTAGAGAAATTAGGCAAAACATGAATCAGGGAGAAGATAAGGAATTTTCAATAGCAATAGGGACATGTTTTGCCATGATCGTAGACAGGTGTTCTAATCAGTTGTCTTCTTTATCTAAGTGGAATATCAATCGTCAAATGGTCGATGGTGTTTTTGCACGCCAAGCTTTACCTATGTTATGGGATTTTGGAGAAATAAATATATTAAGTGGATATATTGAAGGAGCTATTAACTGGATTTCATTAATTATTAACCATGAGTGTTGTAATTCTAGTGGAAATGCGGAACTTTCATCAGCAACCTCTAGCCCACTGCCAGATGACGCTGCACATTGTTTTTTTACTGATCCACCTTATTACGATGCAGTTCCTTATGCTGATTTATCAGATTTCTTTATAGTATGGTTAAAACGAACTGTAGGTGATATCTATCCTGCTTTATTCTCGAGTCAATTAGCGCCAAAAGAAGACGAGTGTATTGTTGATGAAATAAAAGGGAAAGACAAGATATATTTTGAACGAAATATGGCTCAGGTTATGACTGAAGGGCGTCGGGTTCTAGCTCCCGAAGGCATTGGTGTAGTAGTCTTTGCTCATAAATCAACTGAAGGATGGGAAGCCCAACTCCGTGCGATGGTTGATGCTGGATGGATCATCACTGCGTCTTGGCCTATTGATACAGAACGATCTGTACGTATGCGGGCTAATGACTCAGCTGCTCTCGCCTCCTCGATTCATTTAGTCTGTCGTCCTAGAGAAAATTCGGACGGTTCCTTGATTACATTAATCGGTGATTGGCGCGATGTATTGCAGGAGCTACCTGTACGTATTCATGAATGGATGCCGCGTTTGGCTGAAAATGGGGTAGTGGGTGCTGATGCCATTTTCGCATGCCTTGGACCTGCTTTGGAGGTTTTTTCTCGTTATTCAAGTGTTGAAAAACCGAATGGCGAACAAGTTTTGTTAAAAGAGTATATGGAACATGTATGGGCTGCGATTTCTCGCGAGGCTCTGAGCGTGGTTTTTAGTGATGCGGATGCTTCTGGCTTTGAAGAAGATAGCAGGTTGACTGCTATATGGTTATGGACTCTTACCACAACTAAGACAACCGATAAAAACGATACCCAAAGTGATGATTCGGATTCTGAGGCTGATGAAAAACCAACCAGTAAAACAAAGTCGAGTGGATACTTATTGGAATACGATACAGCTAGAAAATTAGCTCAAGGATTGGGTGCCCACTTGGACAAACTTAATTCAATTGTGGAAATCAAAGGCGACACAGCCCGCTTGCTGCCAGTAGAAGATCGAGCCCGCTACCTTTTTGGAAAGGTTGAGGAACCGGTGGCAGTTAAAAAGAAGGCCAAAGTTAAACAAGAACAGCTTAGTCTGTTCGATCTAACCGAAGATTTAGAGAAGGCTACTCCTGGTGAAACAGGTCCATGTTCAGTTGGAGCCCCGCTGGCCGGAGCAACGATTTTGGATAGAGTTCACCAGACTATGCTGCTTTTTGCTACCGGTCGTGCCGATGCCATGAAACGTTTTCTGGTAGAGGACGGTATCGGCCATGATCAACGTTTCTGGAAACTGGCTCAGGCTTTATCAGCACTCTATCCCCCCTCAAGTGAGGAAAAACGATGGGTAGATGGGGTGTTGGCACGTAAGAAGGGATTAGGTTTGTAA
- a CDS encoding ATP-binding protein, whose product MALKPWYKVVTPREDLREGRPLDASEFAVHLDQIRDGRAPIDYQEPRHFFERTYLTQNLTILAAETVRRLSGITTETSAVFNMATQFGGGKTHALSVLYHLANSGPEADGLPGVRRILERAAINTIPRANVAVFVGTEFDSLSGRGGDDGTPNRKTPWGELAFQLGGDDTFAIVAEHDRQLIAPAGDVIHKMIPDNIPCLILMDELMNYVSRNRKSGLASQFYDFLQNLSETARGMKNVVLAVSIPASELEMTAEDQSDYDRFKKLLDRVGKPIFMSAESETAEIIRRRLFEWGGLPDDGIKVCSEYADWIIDNRTQLPDWFATDPREAFLASYPFHPSVLSVFERKWQVLPRFQQTRGILRLLALWVSNAYAEGFKGAHRDHLIGLGTAPLDDSLFQAAVFEQLGENRLIGAVTTDICGKKDAHALHLDKESVDAIKKARLHRKVATSIFFESNGGMANAEATVPELRLAVGDPEQDIANVETVLDNLTSNCYYLSTERNRYRFGIKPNLIKLLADRRANIQGPAIDERVREQVQKVFSEGLGVERVYFPAKSSTVADRAVLTLAVMDSEYSLQNKRTLTIIDEMTRSYGTSARTFKSAVIWAIPESDTALKEEARKLLAWEEINKDKASLRLDESQIKQLEIDLKKAKSDLKESVWRTYKNLALLGKDNKLRLIDMGLIHSSAASSMLQLILNRLMQDGDITDGISAAFLIRNWPPAFTEWSIKSVRDMFFASPQFPRILNQKIVKDGIAKGVANKVIAYVGKTSVGEYKPFYYGDVLSENDIEISEDMYIIKAEEAEKYKEPPTLTTLKINPGQVRMKPGDKQTFMVDGYDQLGRSIEVPDLIWTITGGVIDSQGVYTAGNDQGSFIVKASAAKVNSTANVAISIPMSKGPGGDNPDPGPEPPKGKSGKLSKLAWNGDLPPQKWMNFYSKVLARFASTQGLKINVSIEVESDGGVSEQKIEETRSALRELGLDDEIELE is encoded by the coding sequence ATGGCGCTAAAACCATGGTATAAAGTTGTTACACCTCGTGAGGATCTGCGCGAGGGCAGGCCACTGGATGCTTCCGAGTTTGCCGTTCATCTGGATCAGATTCGGGATGGACGAGCACCGATTGATTATCAGGAGCCGAGACATTTTTTTGAGCGTACCTATTTAACTCAAAATTTAACTATTCTGGCAGCAGAAACGGTACGACGATTGTCAGGTATTACTACTGAGACATCAGCTGTTTTTAACATGGCAACCCAGTTCGGTGGTGGGAAGACGCATGCTTTATCAGTTCTCTACCATCTGGCTAACAGCGGGCCCGAAGCTGATGGCTTACCAGGCGTGCGTCGTATATTGGAAAGAGCAGCTATTAATACTATCCCCCGGGCCAATGTAGCTGTTTTCGTTGGAACCGAGTTTGATTCCCTAAGTGGACGTGGAGGCGATGATGGGACCCCTAACCGTAAAACACCCTGGGGCGAACTTGCTTTTCAATTAGGGGGGGATGATACATTTGCTATCGTAGCCGAACATGACCGGCAATTGATAGCACCGGCCGGCGATGTTATACATAAAATGATCCCGGATAATATACCTTGTCTAATTTTAATGGATGAGTTGATGAATTATGTGAGTCGTAATCGTAAGAGTGGTCTTGCCAGTCAATTCTATGATTTTCTGCAAAATCTATCTGAAACGGCACGAGGCATGAAAAATGTAGTTTTAGCTGTATCCATTCCAGCATCAGAATTAGAGATGACAGCTGAGGATCAGTCTGATTATGATCGCTTTAAAAAGCTATTGGATCGAGTAGGTAAGCCGATCTTTATGTCGGCGGAATCGGAAACCGCAGAAATTATTCGGCGCAGGCTTTTTGAATGGGGGGGATTACCTGACGATGGCATTAAAGTGTGTTCGGAATATGCGGATTGGATTATTGATAACCGCACACAATTACCGGATTGGTTTGCAACTGATCCCCGCGAGGCGTTTCTGGCCAGTTATCCCTTCCACCCATCTGTACTATCTGTTTTTGAGCGCAAGTGGCAGGTATTGCCTCGTTTCCAACAAACCAGGGGCATTCTTAGGCTTTTAGCTCTTTGGGTATCAAACGCATATGCAGAAGGTTTCAAAGGTGCGCATAGAGATCATTTGATTGGTTTAGGAACTGCTCCATTGGATGATTCTCTTTTTCAGGCAGCAGTATTTGAACAACTGGGGGAAAACAGATTAATCGGTGCGGTTACTACTGACATTTGTGGAAAAAAGGATGCCCATGCTCTACATTTAGATAAAGAGTCAGTCGATGCCATAAAGAAGGCCCGGCTTCATCGCAAGGTAGCGACCAGTATTTTCTTTGAATCTAATGGGGGCATGGCCAATGCCGAGGCCACTGTGCCAGAACTTCGCCTGGCTGTAGGTGATCCAGAGCAGGACATTGCAAATGTGGAAACGGTATTGGATAACTTGACCAGTAATTGTTATTACCTCTCCACTGAACGTAATCGTTACCGCTTTGGCATAAAACCTAATCTTATTAAGCTTCTTGCGGATCGTCGGGCCAATATACAAGGCCCCGCGATTGATGAACGGGTCAGGGAGCAGGTACAAAAAGTATTTTCTGAAGGATTGGGAGTAGAAAGAGTTTATTTCCCGGCCAAAAGCAGTACGGTCGCAGATCGAGCAGTATTAACTTTAGCAGTTATGGATTCTGAATACTCCCTGCAGAACAAAAGGACCCTTACTATTATAGATGAAATGACTCGTTCCTACGGCACTTCAGCGCGAACATTTAAGAGTGCTGTTATTTGGGCCATACCTGAATCTGATACGGCCTTAAAGGAGGAAGCCCGCAAGCTATTAGCCTGGGAAGAGATTAATAAAGATAAGGCTTCCTTGCGATTGGATGAAAGCCAGATTAAGCAATTAGAAATAGATTTGAAGAAAGCTAAAAGTGATTTAAAAGAGAGTGTTTGGCGCACATATAAGAATCTGGCTTTACTGGGCAAAGACAATAAACTACGTTTAATAGATATGGGCCTGATCCATTCTAGTGCAGCGAGTTCTATGCTGCAATTAATCCTAAACCGGTTGATGCAGGACGGTGACATTACGGATGGCATCAGCGCTGCCTTTCTGATACGTAACTGGCCTCCGGCATTTACTGAATGGAGTATCAAATCAGTGCGGGATATGTTTTTTGCTTCACCCCAGTTTCCCCGTATACTGAATCAAAAAATCGTAAAGGATGGAATAGCTAAAGGGGTTGCCAATAAGGTAATTGCTTATGTAGGCAAAACCTCAGTCGGTGAATACAAACCTTTTTACTACGGTGATGTGTTAAGTGAAAACGATATTGAAATATCTGAAGACATGTACATTATTAAAGCTGAAGAAGCGGAAAAGTACAAAGAACCGCCGACGTTGACTACCCTAAAAATAAACCCTGGGCAGGTTAGGATGAAACCAGGTGATAAGCAGACTTTTATGGTTGATGGCTATGATCAACTGGGTCGTTCTATTGAAGTGCCAGATTTAATTTGGACGATTACTGGCGGAGTTATAGATAGCCAAGGGGTCTATACAGCGGGTAACGACCAGGGGTCTTTTATAGTTAAAGCCAGTGCTGCTAAAGTGAATAGCACTGCCAATGTAGCTATAAGCATACCTATGTCAAAAGGGCCGGGAGGAGATAACCCTGATCCTGGGCCGGAACCCCCCAAAGGTAAATCTGGAAAGCTATCGAAACTGGCTTGGAACGGAGATTTGCCGCCCCAAAAGTGGATGAATTTCTATTCCAAGGTTCTTGCCCGGTTTGCTTCTACTCAAGGGTTGAAGATTAATGTGAGTATCGAAGTAGAATCCGATGGTGGTGTATCAGAACAGAAGATTGAAGAGACTAGAAGTGCCCTGCGGGAATTGGGGTTGGATGATGAGATAGAGTTGGAGTAG